Proteins encoded by one window of Gordonia jinghuaiqii:
- a CDS encoding fatty acid desaturase family protein: MAITDINEYAHLTEADVEALGAELDSLRREIEADRGMRDVRYIRRTIMAHRVLEVAGRAALLGSRSKPLWVLGTGALALSKIIENMELGHNVMHGQWDWMNDPEIHSTTWEWDMVCASPHWKHSHNYIHHKYTNVLDMDHDVGYQTLRVTRDEPWQPKMLFQPFTNVVLAALFEWGIGLHDLDLKDAITGKKPREIAVPQLKVFARKVGKQLAKDYVLFPALSGPNFKHTLTANLTANLIRNVWAYVVIFCGHFPDGAEKFTADTLDNETQGQWYLRQMLGTANFNAGPAMAFFSGNLCYQIEHHLYPDLPSNRYAEIAVRVRALCDKYDLPYTTGSIVVQYLQTLRTINKLALPDSFLRATPDDAPETASEKRFAGMKPRATGLKSAIRELRSRRRRR; the protein is encoded by the coding sequence ATGGCAATCACTGACATCAATGAGTACGCACACCTGACCGAGGCCGACGTCGAGGCGCTCGGCGCAGAACTCGACTCACTTCGCCGGGAGATCGAGGCCGACCGCGGGATGCGGGACGTCAGATACATCCGGCGCACGATCATGGCGCATCGCGTCCTGGAGGTCGCGGGCCGGGCGGCGCTGCTCGGCAGCCGGTCGAAGCCGTTGTGGGTGCTCGGTACCGGTGCGCTCGCACTCTCGAAGATCATCGAGAACATGGAGCTCGGGCACAACGTGATGCACGGGCAGTGGGACTGGATGAACGATCCCGAGATCCACAGCACCACCTGGGAATGGGACATGGTGTGCGCCTCGCCGCACTGGAAGCACTCCCACAACTACATCCATCACAAGTACACCAACGTGCTGGACATGGATCACGACGTGGGCTACCAGACGCTGCGGGTGACCCGCGATGAACCGTGGCAGCCCAAGATGCTCTTCCAGCCGTTCACCAATGTGGTGCTCGCCGCACTCTTCGAGTGGGGGATCGGCCTGCACGACCTCGATCTCAAGGACGCGATCACGGGGAAGAAGCCCAGAGAGATCGCGGTACCCCAACTCAAGGTGTTCGCGCGCAAGGTCGGCAAGCAGCTCGCCAAGGACTACGTGCTGTTCCCGGCGCTGTCCGGGCCGAACTTCAAGCACACGCTGACCGCCAATCTCACCGCGAACCTGATCCGCAACGTGTGGGCCTATGTGGTGATCTTCTGCGGTCACTTCCCCGACGGTGCGGAGAAGTTCACCGCCGACACCCTCGACAACGAGACGCAGGGGCAGTGGTACCTGCGGCAGATGCTCGGCACCGCCAATTTCAACGCCGGACCCGCGATGGCGTTCTTCAGCGGCAACCTCTGCTACCAGATCGAACACCATCTGTACCCGGATCTGCCGAGCAACCGGTACGCCGAGATCGCCGTTCGCGTCCGGGCGCTGTGCGACAAGTACGACCTGCCCTACACGACGGGTTCGATCGTGGTGCAGTACTTGCAGACGCTGCGCACCATCAACAAGCTGGCACTGCCCGATTCGTTCCTGCGTGCGACGCCCGACGACGCACCGGAGACGGCTTCGGAGAAGCGATTCGCCGGGATGAAGCCGCGTGCCACCGGTCTCAAGTCCGCGATCCGGGAGCTGCGTTCGCGTCGTCGACGCCGCTGA